The nucleotide sequence caCAACTCACCACTAGCTTTGGCAGCTAACGTATGATAAACATAATCTTCAATATGAAAAAAACACCAATTAGAAATATGTTCTTACAACTAAGGCACATCAATGAGCTATCTCTCTGTACCTGTTAGTAATTTCGATTCAGATTCTGTCAAAAGTTCCCCAGTTGAGTATTTGACAAACCTAGCACTTGTATACCTGCTGACTAAATCAGGACCCCAAGGACCTAAACCTCTGCGGAAAAATACatgtagaaaaatattaaacattgacagttttataaaaacaaaagttcAGTGCAACACAAAAATGCTTATACTAAAAGAATGACTTCGTAAATCAGGATCCCAAATTGCTTGacagtaaaaaaaatgtttggtgcagctaaaaagaaaaatgcGAGAAGAACTTGAACAATGGCACAAATGTAATTTTACCTGATAATTGTCTGCGGTGTCAAATTGGATTCCCATATTTGGTTCAGGATTGATCCCTTCCAGGTTGATAAGAACTTCGTAATCCTCTCTGTTTCCGAAGAAAATCCAGCAGATCCCACCAAAACCAAGTGCTGTACGTGCTCTGGGTGCTAcacataaatattaaaagatATATCAGAATAATAAGTATTatctttttgaaagagaaaagggagaaaaaaaaaagtcctttTAATGCAATGTAGAAGGAGATTCCACCTTAAGCGCGTATTTGGAAGCAATATAACCACCAAAAGAATGCCCTAGAAGTATAAAATTGCTCAGGTTTTTGGCTTTCCTCCATTCCTCAAAAGAATCAATGAACCAAGCCTCGGTTTCTATACAGtatcaataattaatttagCATTTTGCTTTGCAACAAGATAAAACTTTTGCAATATCATATTAACTATCTCTAGCATTCACCTTCAGTGCTTTTGCATGTAAAGTCTGGCCTGCTAGATCCACCCCAACTGCAATAAGAGtgaaaacataataattataaactatgattagaaaatgaaataacaaaatGACGTCATGGCGAGATATGATTAGATAATCatgcaaaatatttttacacTGTCAGAACATAGTCATTAAGCTCAAATTGttgtatatacatatatacgCCGATGTATTTATTTCATCACACTTAGCTAACTGCTGATTTaagaattaaaacaaatttgatattAATCAAAAACAAATCGCGAAAAGCTAAGCTTACTCACCCAAGTTGATCAATAGCTATAACTCTGAAACGCGAGGCAAGAGCATCGAAATTGCGAAAGAAGAAACCCTGTGATGCAGCATATCCGTGAACCATTACCAATGTAGGAGAATCATCTTTACTGTCAAAAGTAACTGTGTTAATAAACCGCGGTTCATTGCTAGATGAACGAAACCACCTCACTCTTGAATCAGGTGGACCAGAGCCTATATTAACCTGTTCTTGAACATATGGAgtcctgacaaaaaaaaaaaaaaaaaatagtaataatttgaTTATAATAGACCCTGTttgaataaacaatttaatttcaaTCCTATATCATAAGTGCCTattatttataagctatttctataacaaaagatataataagttaaattgtttttgtataatctataagctgtttccataagctatcttggagagcttatgaaaataagctgaaaacagttttatgaacatgtcatataACTTAAGCTCTTTTCATATATACTCTAAAACAGTCTCACAATAAGCTCAGATAAGCCAATCTAAACAGgcccataagctgttttcataagacaaaactcaaataagcaaatccaaacagacccattaatcatataatattcataagagaaaaataaacaacagaccatatttggataaacagcttaatttcaagcttatagcataagcccTTATCATGATAATCTATTTGTATACCAAAACTAcagtaaagttaaattatttttcaagcaataagctattttcatagcTTAAACATGTGATAAGGTATTGTTTTCATAAGATAAAgctaaaataatgaaattaaaacaaacCCATAATGAAATAATTACTTGACAAGAGAAAGAAGACGTTTTTCAGCATTGATGATGTGGTCAGTAGAAGTAGGAATCCAACGTCGGAAAAATGGCCAGAAACCGCCAAGGTTGTTTTTTCCAGTAGTTGTGTCTTCCGCCGACATTCTTGTTTTTGTTAACAAACGAGATCGAATTGTGTTCATAGAACAATACAACAATTACTAACTAATTAAATGGTTTATGTTTGTGATTAGTATAAATAAATTGGAAATGAttacagaagaagaagaagaaccgcgaagaaagaaagaaagctTACGCGGGCAATGACGTATATACATCCTCATCCTCAAGTAACTTAATTACTTTActtttcaaacaaacaaaattggaaaatacacataaaatttgaaattctgtTAAAAGGTAAGTAAGTAtcgacaaaaaaaattgtttaagctATAAATAacggaaatgttaacttgtgctcttatgGCACATgttaaattttcattaatagaaattatcttttaaaaattacgttaatttatttctcaaaaaatataatattaattttttttaattaatacttACCATTAGTAGTAAGAATGACCTATAAACACAATTTATTAACAAATAAAGTCATTAATGTCATTTTTCCTATGATTGGGTCATTGCAAAGTGTTATACTCAaaaattcttttcaaatttcaaatacatTTAAGAAAAGCACAACTTTTTGTGAAGggttaaaaattttaaaaacggTGGAGTGATGTTAATTTATCGtcgtttttttaatattaaaaataagatgtttcattcattcaatcagTACATTAGATCgaaaacaacacaaattcattaaaaCTGAAAAGGATGAATTTGTAAACAAACCTACAACAATGAaattaatagcataaaagtgaaaaatataataa is from Medicago truncatula cultivar Jemalong A17 chromosome 1, MtrunA17r5.0-ANR, whole genome shotgun sequence and encodes:
- the LOC11419226 gene encoding probable 1-acylglycerol-3-phosphate O-acyltransferase; the encoded protein is MNTIRSRLLTKTRMSAEDTTTGKNNLGGFWPFFRRWIPTSTDHIINAEKRLLSLVKTPYVQEQVNIGSGPPDSRVRWFRSSSNEPRFINTVTFDSKDDSPTLVMVHGYAASQGFFFRNFDALASRFRVIAIDQLGWGGSSRPDFTCKSTEETEAWFIDSFEEWRKAKNLSNFILLGHSFGGYIASKYALKHPEHVQHLVLVGSAGFSSETERITKFLSTWKGSILNQIWESNLTPQTIIRGLGPWGPDLVSRYTSARFVKYSTGELLTESESKLLTDYVYHTLAAKASGELCLKYIFSFGAFAKSPLLHSASEWKVPTTFIYGFDDWMNYEGAQEARKHMKVPCEIIRVPQGGHFVFIENPSGFHSAVFYACRRFLSPDPDSESLPEGLTSA